The following are from one region of the Actinomycetes bacterium genome:
- a CDS encoding EsaB/YukD family protein — protein MSLAVLLVTVAASGGRAADLAVPADMPVASLLGALASAVLGPDVVGPWSLAGADGVPLPPERSLAASGIGDGAVLTLCAEASATRPASVRPAALPPSAHPALAGVALTAGPPGPSPVRERVVTALRALVRRGLVEPGLGPEGRAEPGPAARPRFQGRSWRPVLGAGHEHELVGGCGRGPGARVVQAWQATGYGRRLEAAVAAPVLDRCACVGVLSAAPGVGGTSVAALLAAALAGGQNATVAVDLHPGPGSLTQILAPAPDPTVFAPDMEVLALDSEVFADDLVDVLEHPALTWPELRAALGRAGSRVAVLTARPHSGPARPGGPGATGADAGLFDERGWARVLRGLARHPVAVVVDCGPGLGVPAARAAIAAADQLVLVTGPQDRAPGATLEPRAGRRAGLGPALGAKTSSGRPVALVVSRAPAGLDAGQLLDRVPWARGAFLLPDEPTGAAALRVGPFAWHRMPGRWRRQAYELAVLLVSDWPALGLAHLAGRAPAQ, from the coding sequence CACCGTGGCCGCCTCGGGCGGGCGTGCCGCCGACCTCGCCGTGCCCGCCGACATGCCCGTCGCCAGCCTGCTCGGCGCGCTGGCCAGCGCGGTGCTGGGACCTGACGTGGTGGGGCCCTGGTCGCTGGCTGGCGCCGACGGTGTCCCCCTGCCGCCGGAGCGGTCCCTGGCCGCCTCCGGTATTGGAGACGGTGCGGTCCTCACCCTCTGCGCTGAGGCGTCCGCCACCCGCCCGGCCTCGGTCCGCCCAGCAGCCCTCCCGCCGAGTGCGCACCCGGCCCTGGCCGGCGTGGCCCTGACCGCAGGTCCCCCAGGGCCGTCGCCGGTGCGCGAGCGGGTGGTGACCGCCTTGCGCGCGCTCGTCCGCCGCGGGCTGGTGGAGCCGGGTCTTGGCCCCGAGGGCCGGGCCGAGCCCGGCCCGGCGGCCCGCCCTCGGTTCCAGGGTCGCTCCTGGCGCCCGGTCCTGGGGGCCGGTCACGAGCACGAGCTGGTCGGCGGCTGCGGTCGCGGCCCGGGCGCCAGGGTCGTGCAGGCCTGGCAGGCGACCGGGTACGGGCGGAGGCTGGAGGCGGCCGTGGCCGCGCCGGTACTCGATCGCTGCGCATGCGTGGGGGTGCTCTCGGCCGCCCCGGGTGTGGGCGGCACCAGCGTCGCTGCCCTGCTCGCGGCCGCGCTGGCGGGCGGGCAGAACGCCACCGTGGCGGTGGACCTCCATCCCGGGCCCGGTTCCCTCACCCAGATCCTCGCCCCCGCCCCTGATCCCACAGTCTTCGCCCCTGACATGGAGGTCCTCGCCCTCGACTCCGAGGTCTTCGCCGACGACCTGGTCGACGTACTGGAGCACCCGGCGCTCACCTGGCCGGAGCTGCGCGCCGCCCTCGGCCGGGCCGGCTCCCGGGTGGCGGTCCTGACCGCCCGGCCCCACAGCGGTCCCGCCCGGCCCGGGGGACCGGGTGCCACCGGCGCCGACGCGGGCCTGTTCGACGAGCGGGGGTGGGCCCGGGTGCTGCGCGGGCTCGCGCGCCACCCAGTCGCGGTGGTGGTCGACTGCGGGCCCGGCCTCGGCGTCCCGGCCGCCCGGGCCGCGATCGCAGCCGCCGACCAGCTCGTGCTCGTGACCGGCCCCCAGGACCGGGCGCCAGGAGCGACCCTGGAACCGAGGGCGGGCCGCCGGGCCGGGCTCGGCCCGGCCCTCGGGGCCAAGACCAGCTCTGGCCGGCCGGTGGCGTTGGTGGTGAGCCGGGCACCGGCGGGTCTGGACGCCGGCCAACTGCTCGACCGTGTGCCCTGGGCGCGCGGCGCCTTCCTGCTCCCGGACGAGCCCACCGGGGCGGCCGCGCTGCGGGTGGGGCCGTTCGCCTGGCACCGGATGCCCGGGCGCTGGCGGCGGCAGGCGTACGAGCTCGCCGTCCTGCTGGTGTCCGACTGGCCGGCGCTGGGGTTGGCGCACCTGGCAGGACGCGCCCCGGCCCAGTGA